From one Thunnus maccoyii chromosome 6, fThuMac1.1, whole genome shotgun sequence genomic stretch:
- the LOC121898271 gene encoding alpha-(1,3)-fucosyltransferase 4-like yields the protein MGVGVHWRAAGRSTITALRANRSSGLFQREKCCVCVLSRTCSSVCAVTAGFLLFLGVSLLYLPDPFTSEPFVPIAEENPAVTLLIWTHPFGRYRKLPDCFALYQVRGCTLTDDTFDYAEADAVIFHHRDIATSTVELPPEPRPPAQKWIWMNYESPTHTPRLWRFEGRFNLTMSYRTDSDIFLPYGYLIPRVHTAEGLRNLNTHPLRGPSRSDRPRPRLVAWVVSNWSESHARVAFYYKLRQYIQVDVFGRAGRPLPEDNGKGSVVRLVGRYQFYLALENSQHTDYITEKLWHAVLAGAVPVVLGPSRQNYERFLPPEAFIHVDDFPTVRGLARYLLMLRHNPARLKRHLDWRGSYSVHQPAFWAEHYCTACRAVRKTRGRTDVVQHLTRWFRS from the coding sequence ATGGGAGTTGGGGTTCACTGGAGAGCAGCGGGCCGCTCTACAATCACAGCTCTCAGAGCAAACAGGAGCTCTGGTTTGTTCCAGCGGGagaaatgttgtgtgtgtgttctcagcAGGACGTGCTCCTCTGTGTGCGCGGTCACTGCCGGTTTCTTGCTGTTCCTCGGAGTTTCTCTTCTCTACTTACCGGACCCCTTCACGTCGGAACCGTTTGTTCCTATCGCTGAGGAAAACCCCGCGGTGACACTCTTGATTTGGACGCATCCGTTTGGTCGGTACCGCAAACTTCCGGACTGCTTTGCGCTCTATCAAGTAAGGGGGTGCACGCTGACCGACGACACCTTTGATTACGCGGAGGCTGATGCTGTGATCTTTCACCACCGGGACATTGCCACCAGCACCGTAGAGCTGCCACCGGAACCGCGTCCACCTGCGCAAAAGTGGATATGGATGAACTACGAGTCCCCCACGCACACGCCCCGTCTGTGGCGCTTCGAGGGACGTTTCAACCTCACAATGAGCTACCGGACAGACTCGGACATTTTCCTTCCCTACGGTTATCTGATCCCCCGTGTGCACACAGCCGAGGGTCTCCGGAACCTCAATACGCACCCTCTCCGAGGACCCTCGCGATCAGACCGCCCCCGGCCCCGCCTCGTTGCGTGGGTCGTGAGCAATTGGTCGGAGTCCCATGCGCGCGTGGCCTTCTACTACAAGCTCCGTCAGTACATCCAGGTGGATGTGTTCGGCCGTGCGGGCCGCCCGTTACCGGAGGATAACGGCAAGGGCAGCGTGGTGCGGCTGGTGGGACGGTACCAGTTCTACCTGGCGCTGGAGAACTCGCAGCACACCGACTACATCACGGAGAAGCTGTGGCACGCCGTGCTGGCCGGTGCCGTGCCGGTGGTCCTGGGTCCTTCCAGGCAGAACTATGAGCGCTTCCTTCCCCCGGAGGCCTTCATCCACGTGGACGACTTCCCCACAGTCCGAGGGCTGGCCCGGTACCTGTTGATGCTGAGGCACAACCCGGCCCGGCTGAAGCGGCACCTTGACTGGAGAGGGAGCTACAGCGTGCACCAACCCGCCTTCTGGGCTGAACACTACTGCACGGCCTGCAGGGCGGTGAGGAAGACCAGAGGCAGGACTGATGTGGTCCAACACTTGACACGCTGGTTTCGGTCGTGA